GCCCCGGCTTTCCGCCGGAGAGAACCGGCGAGCCTTCGGGTTCGACCGCGATCATCTTCACATCCGATTTGCGGCCTTTAAGCACCTCGCCGACGCCGGTGATCGTCCCGCCCGTTCCGATCGCGGAAATAACGATGTCGACGGCGCCGTCGGTATCGCGCCAAATCTCTTCGGCGGTCGTGCGGCGATGAATCTCGGGATTCGCCGGATTCTCGAACTGCTGCGGCATGAAATATTTTCCAGCCGCCGATGCCAAGATGTCGCCGGCGCGCCGGACCGCCCCGGGCATCCCCTCCGCCCCGGGCGTGAGGACCACTTGCGCCCCGTACGCCTTGAGTAAATTGCGCCGTTCGACGGTCATCGTGTCCGGCATGACCAAAATCAGGGGATAGCCCTTTGCCGCGGCCACAAAGGCGAGCGCGATTCCGGTATTCCCGCTCGTCGGTTCGAGAATGGTCATCCCTGGAAGCAAGCGCCCGTCGCGCTCAGCGGCTTCGATCATCGCAATGCCGATGCGATCTTTCACCGAACCGGCCGGATTGAACGACTCCATCTTCACCAAGAGCGTCGCCGGAAGATTTCCGGCGAGCCGCGGAAGCTTCACCAGCGGCGTGTTGCCGAACGTATCGGCTAAGTTTTCGTAAATGCGTGCCATAGCTACCAACTTAACCCCCGTGAGGAAACGAGCGTTGCGCCTGGGATTCTGAGCAAGGTTCCTAGTATCAGCGGCAATGCGCCGATGCTCCTCCGTGGTGACCGCGACGTGCCTGCTGTTGGCATTCGCTTTGACCGCACCAGCAGACCCGGCAAGCCCGGCCGTGCCGACGATGGACGCGGCGCTCGACGCGATCGCGGCCTACGCGCCGCAAGCAATGCGCGAACAAGGTACGCCCGGAATATCGATCGCGATCACCTACCGAACCCACACGCTTCGCGTCATCACGCTCGGCGTGGCCAACGTCGAAACGCAATCCCCCGTCACGCCGGCCACGCGCTTTGCCATCGGTTCGATTACGAAGTCAATGACGGCGCTGGCGCTGTTGCAGCTTCGGGATGCTGGGCGCCTCGATCTCGATGCTCCCGTACGCCGCTATTTGCCATGGTTTTCCATTGAGAGCGGCAAGAACCCGATTCTCGTTCATCAACTTCTCTCACACACTGCGGGAATTCCCGATGATTACTCTGCCGAACCGGCATATGGATACGACATCGTCGCCCTGCGCGGCGCCCACGTTCTTTTTCCACCGGGCACGGCCTGGTCGTACTCCAACGACGGCTATGCGACCGCCGGCGCGCTTCTCGCCCAGCTCGATCGGCGATGGTGGCCCGATTCGTTACAGCAGCGCGTTTTGAATCCCATTGGTATGAGCGCGAGCTCGCCGGTCTTTACGCCTGAGGCGCTAACGAGCACCGCAACCGGCTATCAATTCCGCGACAACGATCGGCCGCCGCCGCTGCGCCCGGCACTCGTCGCAGCGCCGCCGATGGATTTCGTCGATCCGGCGGGGTCGGTGCTATCGACGCCGGAGGACATGGCGCGCTACATGCGGTTTTACCTCGACGGTGGGGTCACCGCGACCGGCTCCCGCTTGATAACGCCCGCTACTTTCGATGCGATGACGCGAGCCGATACGCTGAGGGATGGCAAGCCCGCGGGTTCGGCGGGTGCGGTCCTCCAAGAATGGCCGGCCTTCTATCGCACGTATGG
This Candidatus Eremiobacterota bacterium DNA region includes the following protein-coding sequences:
- a CDS encoding beta-lactamase family protein; its protein translation is MTATCLLLAFALTAPADPASPAVPTMDAALDAIAAYAPQAMREQGTPGISIAITYRTHTLRVITLGVANVETQSPVTPATRFAIGSITKSMTALALLQLRDAGRLDLDAPVRRYLPWFSIESGKNPILVHQLLSHTAGIPDDYSAEPAYGYDIVALRGAHVLFPPGTAWSYSNDGYATAGALLAQLDRRWWPDSLQQRVLNPIGMSASSPVFTPEALTSTATGYQFRDNDRPPPLRPALVAAPPMDFVDPAGSVLSTPEDMARYMRFYLDGGVTATGSRLITPATFDAMTRADTLRDGKPAGSAGAVLQEWPAFYRTYGYGLSIFDDDGDHLVGHTGGISGYTACMQMNLTRGFGVIAFANLVEAPLHPCAVVRYAMQALRAQSLGQALPAIPAPPDVQRTSRAADYVGTYAGNGARLRVEANGDYLRLVDGPKTIALYPRGADLFWADDPAYAMFLLQFGRDRSGRVVEMTYGSQWYPNQRYGGARNFAYPASWNALVGRYENVYYGQPAITRVVIVKNRLTFDGTDTLTPLRDGDFALGDSIVRFAAFAGNRPQRLSIDGVNLYRVELP
- the cysK gene encoding cysteine synthase A; this translates as MARIYENLADTFGNTPLVKLPRLAGNLPATLLVKMESFNPAGSVKDRIGIAMIEAAERDGRLLPGMTILEPTSGNTGIALAFVAAAKGYPLILVMPDTMTVERRNLLKAYGAQVVLTPGAEGMPGAVRRAGDILASAAGKYFMPQQFENPANPEIHRRTTAEEIWRDTDGAVDIVISAIGTGGTITGVGEVLKGRKSDVKMIAVEPEGSPVLSGGKPGPHKIQGTGAGFVPKVLNTAIYDEVVRVTDADAIATARRLAREEGMLVGISTGANVWTGLQIAARPESRGKTIVTIACDTGERYLSNPVFAEQEATIVEPALV